CGTTGACATATTGTAGGTAGCTGAGGTTCCAGTACCTTCAAGTTGAGCTAAAAACCAAAGTCTTGATTGAGCAAAAGAAAGAGTTTTGGGAACATTTTCAGGCTGTGGTGTGATGGGCGGTAAAGCGATTCCTGAAGATGCTCGATCAATTTCTGTTGCTAACTCAGACAAAATACTCTGCTCAAATACCTTACGGACAGGTATTTCCACCCCAAAACTATCACGAATGCGGGTAATTAATTGAGTCGCTAATAAAGAATGCCCACCCAGTTCAAAAAAGTTATCTCGACGACCAATAGACTTAGCTTTTAAAAGACTTTGCCATAAGGTAGCCAGCAATTCTTCAGTTGGCGTAACAAGCACTTCAAAGTTAGTGGAAGTAAATGTATCTGGTGCTGGTAATGATCTGCGATCTAACTTACCGTTGGGGTTAATGGGCAGCTTATCCAATATTATAATCTGGCTAGGAAGCATATAATTTGGTAGGCGATTTTTCAGATAGTCCTTAAGTTGATTCGCTAAATTGATAGACTTTTCTGCCGCAGTAAGATATGCTAAAATCCTGGGATTACTATCAGATTTGTATAAAATAACAACTGCTTCTTTAACTAAAGTGTGTTGTAATAATAACGATTCAATTTCACCGATTTCAATTCTAAAACCCCGTAATTTAATCTGATCGTCAATGCGACCCAGATACTCAAGATTACCATCACAGTTCCATTTTGCTAAGTCGCCTGTTTTATAAATTCGCTCAATTTTCCCAAATAATTCAACATCAATAAATTTTTCATTAGTTAAATCGGGACGATTCAAATAGCCTCGTGCTAAACCCACTCCTGCAATGCACAATTCCCCAGGAATACCGGGTGGTAAGAGTTGATTATGAGTATCTAAAATGTAGATACGAATATTAGATAATGGTTGCCCAATAGAAGGTTTTTTTCCATTTGGTTCACAACTAGCTATAGTGGCAATAACTGTCGATTCTGTCGGCCCGTAGCAATTGAAAAAATGTCGTCCCGTTCCCCATTGTGTCACCAATTCTGCTGAACAAGCCTCACCACCAACCCCTAGACATTGCAAATCGGGTAAGCTTGCTTGAGGTAAGACAGACAATACCGAAAGAGGTAAAGCGCTGTGAGAAATTTTGTATTCTGCTAAGAAATTAATCAAGCCTTGACCGGGTAACAAAGTTTCTTTATTAGTAAGATATAAGCAAGCACCTGTTACCAAAGTAGTAGCAATTTCTGCAACAGACGGATCAAAACTAAAAGAAACAAACTGAAGTAAACGGCTTTGAGATTGAACTTGAAAAGTTTTCGCCCAAGCCAAGCTTAGATTGACAATTGCACGATGCTCAATCATTACCCCTTTGGGTCGCCCCGTTGAACCGGAGGTATAAATTATATAAGCTAAATTATCAGGCGTAATTTTAACATTGGGATTATCTGTTAACGCCGAATTAAAAGTTTCTTCATCTAAACAAATAACTTGGTGTTCGAGTTTACTTAGAGATAATTGGTCTTTGATAAAACTTTGGGTTAATAATACCGATGTTCCAGAATCCTGTAGCATGAATTCAATTCGTTCTTGTGGATAACTGGGGTCAATTGGCACATAAGCAGCACCCGCTTTGAGGATACCAAGCACACCAATAATCATTTCTAAAGAACGTTCAACACAGATAGCAATTAAGGTATCTAGTTGAATTTGGTGATTTTGAATTAGATAATGAGCGAGTTGGTTAGCTTTTTGATTAAGTTGTTGATAAGTTAGGCTCTGGGATTCAAATACCAAAGCGAGATTATCAGGAGTTTTAGCAACTTGAGCCTCAAACAGGTTAACCAGAGTTTGATTGAGAGGATAATCGGTTTGAGTTTGATTCCAGTGTTGTAGTTGTTGACGTTCAACTTCTGTGAGCAATGGTATAGTATTAATCGGTTGTTGAGAATTATCAACAATTTCTTGAATCAAGACTGCAAAATTTCCGATCGTCCTTTGAATGGTTGTAGCTGCAAACAAATCGGTGGCATATTCCCATTCTCCGATTAACCCTTGGGAAGTTTCCCGAACAATTAGCGACAAATCAAACAGCGTCGTCGTGTTTTCCCATTTAAAGGGATTCAGGGTTAATCCAGGGATTTCTAGAGTCTCTTGGGTTTCATTTTGCAAGCCAAAAGTCACTTGAAATAGGGGATGATAGGAGAGCGATCGCTCTAAACCCAATTCATCAACCAGTTTTTCAAAGGGTAAATCCTGATGATCGTAGGCATCTAGGGTTACTTGCTTCACCCGTTCAAGTAATTCCAAGAAGGTTGGATTCCCTTCTAAGTTGATACGTAATGCTAAGGTATTGACAAAAAAGCCAATAAGTGGCTCAGTCTCTCGACGATTCCGGTTTGCGATCGCAGAACCAACAACAATATCATCCTGTCCACTGTAGCGCGAAAGTAACAGCGCAAATGCTGTCAGTAAGGTCATAAACAGAGTTGTTCCTGACTCTTGACTCAAACGCTTCAATTTCTGAGTTAAATCCTGATTGAGCTTGCCAAACTCACTACGTCCCCGATAGCTTTGCGTTGACGGGCGGGGTTTGTCTGTAGATAATTCTAACAGTGGCGGAACTGCGGATAATTGTTTTTGCCAATAATTGAGTTGCTTTTGCAATACCTCTCCCTCTAACCATTGTCTTTGCCAGTGAGCGAAATCGGCATATTGCAGCGATAATTCTGGTAAAGGAGAAGGTTTTTTAGCACAAAAAGCCGTGTAAAGAGTGAATAATTCCCGGCGGAATATCTGCATTGACCAGCCATCACAAACGATATGATGGATGACGAGCAACAGCAGATGAGATTGATTACTCAATTGCAACAATTTCACCCGTAGCAAAGGTGGATTTGATAAGTCAAAGGGTTGTTGCAATTCTTCTATCGCTAATTGCTGCGCTTTAGTTAACTGCTTTTTTTCCGTCAATTGTCGCCAGTCTATCAGTTGCATTGTCAACTTAAGATTGTCATGAATCACCTGTATAGGCGAACCATCGATAACTGAAAAACTGGAACGTAATATTTCATGACGTTGAATAATTGCTGTAATAGCTTCTTCTAAAGCTGCTATTTGAAGACATCCATTAATTTGTAAAAAAAACGGGACATTGTATACACAATTTCCGTCTTCTAGTTGGTCGATAAACCACAGTCTTTGTTGAGCAAAAGAGAGGGGAAGCGGTTGTTTGCGCGAAACAGGTGTGAGGAGTGGAGATTGCTGTTGTTTTTTCAGTTTTTGTAAGACTAATTCTCGCTTTTCTGGCGAAAGGCTTTCAAGACGTTTTAGGATATCACTCATAATATTTATTGTTAAAAATTATTTAAATCGAACCACAGAGACAGAAGAAGTACAATATTTTATTAATCTCTCGTCAATCTCTATATAAATACTCTGCGTTACTCCGCGTTCCCTCGGCGTTCCTTTGCGTTTAAAAAAATACTCATAAGAGCAATTGCCGCCTCACTTCTACCTCTGATAATTCTTCAACTTCCGCTAAAATCTCTGCCATAGCATTATCTTCTGCTTGTGCAATTTGTTGATCAATCACTTTTTGAGATAGTTCAGCAATGGTCGGATTTTCAAACAGGTAACGCAAAGGAAAATCTAAAACAAAGGCTTCTCTTAATCGAGAAATTACTTGAGTAGCCAGTAAAGAATGTCCCCCCAACTCAAAGAAGTTATCGTGAATTCCAATTTGTTTTAATCGCAGAACTTCATTCCAAATCGTGGCTAATTCTTGTTCGGTAGGTGTAGAAGGAGCAATAAAATCAACCTCTGGAGTTCTTTGGGAAGTATCTGGGGCGGGTAAAGCCCGGCGATTAATCTTACCATTAGGTGTTAAAGGTAATGCTTCCAGAAATACAAAAGCGGCGGGAATCATGTAATCGGGCAGCTTTTTTTTAAGGAAGTTTCGCACAGTGCTAGGTGTTGGTTGATTGTCTTTAGTTACGAGATAAGCCACTAAATACTTGTTCCCAGGTTCATCTTCGCGCAGAATAACTACCGCTTGCTTTATGTCAGGATGTTGATTTAAAAATGCCTCAATTTCTGCTAGCTCAATGCGAAAACCGCGAATTTTTACTTGTGTATCAATTCGACCCATAAATTCCAGATTACCATCAGGGAGACGGCGGACTAAATCTCCGGTTTTGTAAAGTGTATCTCCCTCAATAAAAGGATTAGGAATAAATTTTTCACGGGTTAATGTTGGTTGATTTAAGTAACCTCTAGCAACACTCGCCCCACCTATATAAAGTTGTCCAGGAACCCCAATGGTCACTCTGTGCAAATCTCCATCTAGTAAATAAACGTTTCTATCGCCTATGGGTTTTCCGATGGGAATTGAATGGACATTTTGAGCAAGTTGTTTAGGAATCGGGTAACAAGAGGTAAATACTGTACATTCCGAAGGGCCATAAGCGTGAATAATTTGGGTTTCTGGTAATAATTCTAAGGCGCGGCGAACATGACATACAGAAACGAACTCTCCCCCAAATAGCAGTTGTTTAATCCCTAATAATCCTTCTGGGATGGTGTCAATCATAAGATTGAAAAGGGCGGTAGTTAGAAACAGGATATTAATCCCCTGTTCTTGGATAATTTTGCTTAAGTTTTCAGGTGTGGGAATTTTATCTGGGTAAAGCACACAACGCCCACCATAAAGTAATGGCGGCCAAAGTTCTAGAGTGAATGCATCCCAGGAAATTGATGAATGTTGCAGCCAAATTTGCTCTGCATCAAGGTGAATGTAATCAACCCCAAACATAAAACCAATAATGCTGCGATGGGTGATTTCTGTTCCTTTTGGTATACCCGTTGAGCCAGAGGTATAAATTATATAAGCTAAGTTTTCTGGATTAACTTGACTTGATAAATTATTTGTTTTGTGTGTATCAATGATTTGCCAATCTGTATCCAGATTAACCACAATTTGATTATGGATTGGGAGTCTATGTTGTAAATAATTCTGTGTCAGTAAGATGGTTGTTTGCACATCTTCCACCATAAACGCCAGTCTTTCTGGGGGATAAGTAGGATCTAGCGGCACATAAGCCCCACCCGCTTTGAGAATAGCCAGTATCCCTACCACCATTTCTAGCGATCGCTCGACACAAATTCCTACCCGTACTTCTGGTTGAACTCCTAGCGTTTGTAAATAATGGGCTAATTGATTAGCGCGATTATTCAATTCCCGATAAGTTACATATTCTTTTTCATATACAACTGCTACTGTATCAGGAGTTTTTTCTACCTGTTCTTCAAATAAAATATGAATACATTTATAATAATTAGAATCTATATATTGATGATTTTCTTGCAGCAGCAATTCTTCTTCTTCGGCTGCACTGAGCAAGGATAATTGAGAAATATCTTGTTGTAAATTAGCTGCCATTCCTGCTAGCAATGTTTGGAAATGTCCAATCATGCGGCTAATTGTCTGTTGCTCAAAGCGATTAGCATCATAAATAATCCTTCCAGACAATTTTGATTGAGGATTAACTACTACCGTTAGAGGATAATTTGTGCGTTCAAAACAACGAATATCACTAATTTTTAAAGTTTCTTTGACTTCCTCCTCAGCAGAATCTATCGGATAATTTTCAAACACTAAAATACTTTCAAATAGTGGCGTTCCAGGAGGAATATCACTTATTTGTTGAATTTCTGCCAAAGGGAAATAAGCATATTGTTCCTGTTCAAGTTGTTGGGTTTGTAAATGTTTCAGCCAAGATAATAATTCTGTTTTTCCATCGACATCTAACCGGATGGGGAGAGTGTTGATAAATAGCCCAACCATCGATTCTACATTCTCAAAAGTTGGTGGACGACCAGATACAGTTGCACCAAAGACCACATCACTTTCTCCACTGTAGCGGGAAAGTAGTAACGCATAAGCTCCTTGCACCAAATTATTCAAAGTTAAATGGTGCTGTCGTGCGGCATATTGCAATTTTTCAGTTACCGTTTGAGATAATTGGAAAGGTTGCTCATTGTATATTTCTTCCTTGCTGTTCCCTATTCCCTGTTCCCTATTCCCGATTAAAGAGATCGGAGCTTCAAACCCTTGGAGAGTTTGTCGCCAAAAGTTTTTTGCTTGAGCAATATCCTGTTGTTGTAACCAATGAATATAATCTCGATAAGGGCGAGAGGGTTTCAGGCGTAAATATTCGCTTCGATAATCAGCCTCATAAAAAGTTAAAACTTCTTTCAAGATAATCTGCATCGACCAGCCATCAAAAAGGATATGATGATGACTCCATATAAATTGATAAGTCTGCTTTCCTAGATAAATTAGAGTGAAGCGCATTAAGGGAGTTTCGGCAAGATCCAATCCTTTTTGGCGATCGCATTTCAAAAAATCCGCTATATGCTGTTGTTGTTCATCAGGCGTTAAATTCTGCCAATCTAATTCTTTCCAGGATAGATTGACTTCCTTACTAACCATTTGCAAGGGCTTTTCTATCTCTTCCCAATAAAAAGAACTGCGTAAAACTGGATGTCTTGCCACAACCTGCTCCCAAGCTTGCTGGAAGGCAAGAAAATTTAATTCTCCAGAGAGAGTACAAAGGAACTGCTCAAAATAAACTTCCGATTCTGGCGCATAAAGGGTATGAAACAGCATCCCTTGCTGCATAGGCGAAAGTTCATAAAGATCCTCAATATTTTCCATTAAACTACCTCTGAATGCTGAATATTAACATAGGAATCATATTTGATTTTTGAACAAAATTAGGTATTTTAGGGTGTGTTAGAATTTAATTCGGTTAAGGCAAGAGACGCGATAAATCGCCGTCTCTACAAAGGATCGATTATATACAAAATTTACATGAGTAATAAACCAAAAACTAAACCCTCATGAATACTAATGAATTTTACTTTTATTGACTTTCGCTAAGAATTTATCAAGCTGTTTTTGATTAAGTTTAGCAGCCGAAAAATCAGAAGGCGTATAACCTTGTGACTCTTTTAACTGACAGTGAACAATCAAATTTTTTAACGCTTCAATAAACCCAAAAGCCAAGCGTTCAATTGTGGCTTTTTGATGAACTTTGTCGCTATAATTCCAAGTCATCTCTAACTTTCCAGCGCGAATAAATCCGCTTATTCCTAACAGGTGGCTGCGCTTACCAGCTTCACTTTGTCGCGCTTTCATTTCTTTAACCAAACCCAAAACTTCAGATGCCTTAAGCACCCGATCAAACTGACCAAGGTAATTAAAACTCACTTCTGCTTGAGGTAGCGCTTGTAGTTTCACATCATCCCGCCGTAAATAACGCAACACCCCATAACCAATACCTCGGTTGGGGATGCGCCGCAATTGTTCTTTAACTAACTTTAAAGTCTCTTCGGGATGGTCAATTTCTTCTAACTGTAACCGAACCGGGAATAAGGTGGTAAACCAGCCAATGGTACGCGACAAATCCACATCCTCAAATAAGTCTTCTCTGCCATGACCTTCTAAGTCAACCAGCAGCGAATTTTCTCCCGTCCATTGGGCAAAGCTTTGCACTAAGGCTGTCAGCAACACATCATTAATTTGAGTGTTGTAGGCTCCAGGGACATCCTGCAAAAGGGCGCGGGTTTGTTCTTCAGTTAAAGAAAGGGATACAGAAGCAGTTGAAGCGATAGTATTTTCGTCAGATAAAGGCTTGTCTATTGGCAGTGGAGTAACTTGAAAACTAGACTCACCCAGCCAGTAATTTAACTCTGTGGTAATTGCATCTGATTGAGCATATTTTAGCAAGCGATCGCTCCAATATTGAAACGAAGTTGTCTTAGGCGGTAATTGAATCGGTTCACCACGGCTGATTTGCTGGTATGCAGTAGCCAAATCTTCTAACAAAATCCGCCATGAGATGCCATCTACTGCTAAATGATGGATGATAAATAGTAAGCAACTAGGTTGATTGTTGCCTAATTGAAATAATTCTACTCGTGCGATCGCTCCAGTAGACAAATTCAGACTAGCCTGAAGTTCACTATCTGCGGCTTTGATTGCTATTTGCTGTTCTGCTGACGAAAGTTGAGACAAATCGATAACGCTAAACGGCACAGATTTATCAACAGCGACGTTAAACTGCTGCCAGTTTTCCCCTTCTTGCACAAACCGTAGACGCAAAGCATCATGATGCAGTAATAATTGTTGCACAACTTGCTGTAATAGCTCTGGTTGCAAATCTGGCGGCACTTCCAGCAATATTGACTGGTTAAAATAATCAGGTTCCGGCGATTTCTGCTCGAAAAACCAGTGCTGGATGGGTGTCAGCGCCACCTTGCCAGTTACTAACCCTTGTTCGGCTGTAACTTGGCAAGTCATACCTGCCACAGCAGCTAACTCAGCAATCGTTTGGTATTGAAATAGCTGTTTGGGAAAAATTTGGATACCCGCTTGCTTGGCACGAGAAATTATCTGAATGCTGAGAATCGAATCTCCGCCCAATTCAAAGAAGTTATCGTGGATGCCAACTTGCTCTAATCGCAAGATTTCCGACCAAATCGCCGCTAATCTTTCTTCTGTGGCTGTCTGGGGAGCAACAAATTTATCTTCTGCACACCGGGAAAGGTCGGGCGCTGGGAGGGCGCGGTAGTCTACCTTGTGGTTGGGTGTCATCGGCAGCGCATCTAGCAGTACGAAAGCCGAAGGAACCATATAATTAGGCAGTTTCAGCTTGAGGAAATGACGCAGTTCATCGGCGTTTGGTTGCGGTTGGTGGGGTATAACATAAGCTATAAGGCGCTTTTGTCCAGGGATGTCTTCACGGGCAATAACGACAGCCTGAAACACCTGTGGATGTTGACGTAACACCGTCTCAATTTCTCCTAACTCAATACGGAAGCCGCGAATTTTCACTTGGTCGTCAACTCGACCGAGATATTCTAGGTTGCCATTTGCACGAAATCGTGCTACGTCACCAGTTTTGTAAAGGCGAGCCAATTTTGGATTTTGGATTTTGGATTTATTTTCTGATTCAATAGTTTGAGAAGATTCTAAATTCTCACTCTTATTCCCGAATCCAAAATCGCTAAAGGGATTGGAGATGAATTTTTCCTCGGTTAACTCTGGGCGTTGCCAATATCCTCTAGCTAATCCAGCCCCGCCAATATGCAATTCTCCAGGAACTCCTATAGGAACAGGTTGCAGATATTTATCCAGAACATAAGCCTGAGTATTACTGATGGGTTGCCCGATCGCAACCCAAGAATTATCTGCCGAACTTAAGCGGTGTAAAGTGGTTATAACCGTTGCTTCCGTTGGCCCGTAACTATTAAATAATTGCGGTGGCTGGAGAAAATGAGCAATACTACAGTGCCAATGCTTCACTTTTTCCAATTGAACTTCTTCACCCCCAACAATCACAACCCTGAGACTTTCAGGAATTCGGGAGTCTTCAGGGGTAAGTTCCGCGACCAATTGATGCCAGTACGCTGTAGGGAGATCCAAAACTGTCAATTGCCATTGTTGACAACACCGCCAAAATTCATCGCTGGAGTGCAACATCTCTTCGGTACGTAGTACTAATGTTGCACCAACTAAAAGAGAAGGTAAGATTTCTTCAATAGATGTATCAAAGCAGATTGACGCAAATTGCAGAATCTTATCGTCTGCACTAATTCCATATTCATGAGTTGCGGTGATGACAAAATTTATTAGCGATCGCTGTTCAATCATCACACCCTTGGGTTTTCCCGTAGAACCAGAGGTATAAATAATATAGGCAAGGTTGTCAAGTTGAACGTTATTAATTGGGTTGGCTGTATTTTGTTGAGCAATTATTGCCCAGTCTCTATCTAAACAGATCCTTTTTCCAGGATAATCTGGTAATTTCTCACAAAATCTTTCTTGAGTCAGCAAAATACCCAATTGCGTATCTTCTAAAATGTCAGCTAGTCGCTCTTTTGGATAAGCCGGGTCAAGGGGAACATAAGCACCACCAGCTTTGAGAATAGCAAGTAAGCCGACAATCATCTCTAGGGAACGGTCAACGCAGATACCAACTAGCATTTCTGGTTTGACTCCTAAATTTTGCAGATAGTGGGCTAATTGATTGGTGCGATCGCTCAATTCGCGGTAAGTTAACTTTTGAGCTTCTTGCTCAATAGCTACAGCATCGGGCGATCGCTCCACCTGAGACTCAAATAGCTTATGAATACAGTCTATCTGTGTATATTCTCTAGGAGTATGATTCCACTCCAGCAGTAAATTTTGTTGAGATTCTGTCAACAGAGGTATTTTACCAATCTGTTGCTCTGGATTGCCCACAATATTTTGTAGCAACTTTTGATACTGCTCTAACATTTGTTGGATTGTAGCAGCATCGAAAAGATCGCTATTGTATTCTAAAACTAGGGTGATTCCTTTTGCTCCGGTTTTAGCACCGTTCTGCACGCTTTGCTCAAAACGCGGTATGACTAAGAAATCTAGATCAAACTTTGCAGATTTATTACTAAGGGGTTCGTGCAAGCTGATGTCCAAGCCTGGGAGATTCAAATCAGGCATAGCAGAATCATGGAAGCTGAACATCACTTGAAACAGAGGATTGTGGCTCAGGTTGCGTATGGGCTTGAGAATTTCTACCACTTTATCGAAGGGTAGGTCTTCGTTAGCGTAAGCTTCTAGCGTCACTTGGCGCACACGGTCAAGTAATTCTCTAAATGTGGGATTACCTGACAAATCGGTACGTAAAACCAAGTTATTGACAATCATGCCAATTAACTTTTCTATCTCGTGCATCCGTCGATTGGCAACAGCAGTCCCAATGCTAATATCTTCTTGCCCAGTGTATCTGTGCAACATCACCAGGAAAGCTCCCAGCATCGTCATAAATAAGGTTGCACCTTCTTGACGACTGAGAATTCTCAGGGATTCACACAAATCGTTGGGAAGTTCCATTCTGATTTGATCGCCATTGTAAGTTTGTTCTGTCGGTCGGGGGCGATCTAGTGGTAATTCCAACAGGGGGGAACTACCTGATAACTTTTGTTGCCAATAGGTTAATTGCACTTGGGCTTGGGTGCTATTCACCCATTCACGCTGCCAATGGGCAAAGTCTGCAAACTGCAAGCATGGTTCAGTCAGTGGGGAGGGTTTACCCGCACAGAAGGCTGGATAAAGTTTCATTAACTCACCCAGAAAGACGTTGAACGACCAACCATCATGAACCATGTGATGCTCAATATGGATCAATATATGTTCTTGGTCATTCAACTTCAATAAAACCCACCTCACTAGGGGTAGTTGATTGATGTCAAAGGGCTGCTGTATTTCAGCGTCACATAGCTTTTCAGCCTCGGCTTCTTGCTCCGATTCCGAGAATGCCAGGAGATCAATTACTTTGAAACTAATTGGTTGGTGTGGGTTAATCACCTGAAATAACTTACCATTTACCGCCGGATAAGTCGTGCGAAAGATTTCATGACGCTGCACAATCTCATCAAGACACTGTTGTAAGACTGTGACATCAAGCTGACCGCGAAATCGGATCTTTACCTGGAATTGGTAGGCACTATTTTCCGGCGCTAATTGCTGGATGAAGTACACTCGCTCTTGAGCAAAGGATACTGGCAAGAGTCCTACATGGGGAATTCGTTCTATGGCAAGACGTTGACAGTGTTGTTCTTTGTTAGCTTGGGTGATAAGTTCAGCTAAATTCCCGATAGTGGGGTTTTCAAAGATTTGCCCAAAGGATAACTCGACCGAAAAAACTTCGCGCACGCGAGAAAGCATCTGAGTTGCAATTAGGGAATGACCACCCAGATAGAAAAAATTATCATTGACTCCAATTAGATGGAGCCTTAGTAACTGGCCCCAAATCAGAGCTAACTTTTCCTCAATTGGGTTACGAGGTGCAACAAAGCTTTCTTCGAGATTGGGACGGGTGCGATCGCCAGCTGGAAGATTCCGACGATCGACTTTACCATTAGGGGTGAGGGGCAAGGAGTCTAAGATTACAAAAACTGCTGGCATCATATAATTAGGCAGTTTTTCTTGCAGAAACCGTTTGAGGATAGTAACACTCAGATC
This Nostoc sp. KVJ3 DNA region includes the following protein-coding sequences:
- a CDS encoding amino acid adenylation domain-containing protein is translated as MENIEDLYELSPMQQGMLFHTLYAPESEVYFEQFLCTLSGELNFLAFQQAWEQVVARHPVLRSSFYWEEIEKPLQMVSKEVNLSWKELDWQNLTPDEQQQHIADFLKCDRQKGLDLAETPLMRFTLIYLGKQTYQFIWSHHHILFDGWSMQIILKEVLTFYEADYRSEYLRLKPSRPYRDYIHWLQQQDIAQAKNFWRQTLQGFEAPISLIGNREQGIGNSKEEIYNEQPFQLSQTVTEKLQYAARQHHLTLNNLVQGAYALLLSRYSGESDVVFGATVSGRPPTFENVESMVGLFINTLPIRLDVDGKTELLSWLKHLQTQQLEQEQYAYFPLAEIQQISDIPPGTPLFESILVFENYPIDSAEEEVKETLKISDIRCFERTNYPLTVVVNPQSKLSGRIIYDANRFEQQTISRMIGHFQTLLAGMAANLQQDISQLSLLSAAEEEELLLQENHQYIDSNYYKCIHILFEEQVEKTPDTVAVVYEKEYVTYRELNNRANQLAHYLQTLGVQPEVRVGICVERSLEMVVGILAILKAGGAYVPLDPTYPPERLAFMVEDVQTTILLTQNYLQHRLPIHNQIVVNLDTDWQIIDTHKTNNLSSQVNPENLAYIIYTSGSTGIPKGTEITHRSIIGFMFGVDYIHLDAEQIWLQHSSISWDAFTLELWPPLLYGGRCVLYPDKIPTPENLSKIIQEQGINILFLTTALFNLMIDTIPEGLLGIKQLLFGGEFVSVCHVRRALELLPETQIIHAYGPSECTVFTSCYPIPKQLAQNVHSIPIGKPIGDRNVYLLDGDLHRVTIGVPGQLYIGGASVARGYLNQPTLTREKFIPNPFIEGDTLYKTGDLVRRLPDGNLEFMGRIDTQVKIRGFRIELAEIEAFLNQHPDIKQAVVILREDEPGNKYLVAYLVTKDNQPTPSTVRNFLKKKLPDYMIPAAFVFLEALPLTPNGKINRRALPAPDTSQRTPEVDFIAPSTPTEQELATIWNEVLRLKQIGIHDNFFELGGHSLLATQVISRLREAFVLDFPLRYLFENPTIAELSQKVIDQQIAQAEDNAMAEILAEVEELSEVEVRRQLLL
- a CDS encoding non-ribosomal peptide synthetase, which translates into the protein MREIIINSTHSINNYSALTKQEQHKILVEWNDTKTDYPKHLCIHELFAAQVEKTPDNIAVVFKEETLTYQELNYRANKIAHYLQDLGVESEVLVGICVERSLLTIAGLLAILKAGGAYVPLDPTYPQERLSLILSDSQVQVLLTQEKFAEGFTESGAKLVCLDSDWELINRQSQENPTSDTTAENLAYVIYTSGSTGTPKGVAVPHRAINRLVYNTNYVQLQSWYCIAQASNTSFDAATFEIWGSLLHGARLVVIPQDVVLSPQNFAVYIREQKISVLFLTPALFNQLASVVPEAFKDLHHLLIGGDVLDLKSVKAVLRNGPPQRLLNAYGPTESTTFACWYLVQNIPEGATNVPIGRPISNTQIYILDSKLQPVPIGTPGELYIGGDGLARGYLNRPELTKEKFIPNPFEEVGSSKLYRTGDLARFLADGNIEYLGRVDNQVKIRGFRIELGEIEAVLNQHSDVQQVVVIVREDIPGDKHLVAYIVPKQKLDLSVTILKRFLQEKLPNYMMPAVFVILDSLPLTPNGKVDRRNLPAGDRTRPNLEESFVAPRNPIEEKLALIWGQLLRLHLIGVNDNFFYLGGHSLIATQMLSRVREVFSVELSFGQIFENPTIGNLAELITQANKEQHCQRLAIERIPHVGLLPVSFAQERVYFIQQLAPENSAYQFQVKIRFRGQLDVTVLQQCLDEIVQRHEIFRTTYPAVNGKLFQVINPHQPISFKVIDLLAFSESEQEAEAEKLCDAEIQQPFDINQLPLVRWVLLKLNDQEHILIHIEHHMVHDGWSFNVFLGELMKLYPAFCAGKPSPLTEPCLQFADFAHWQREWVNSTQAQVQLTYWQQKLSGSSPLLELPLDRPRPTEQTYNGDQIRMELPNDLCESLRILSRQEGATLFMTMLGAFLVMLHRYTGQEDISIGTAVANRRMHEIEKLIGMIVNNLVLRTDLSGNPTFRELLDRVRQVTLEAYANEDLPFDKVVEILKPIRNLSHNPLFQVMFSFHDSAMPDLNLPGLDISLHEPLSNKSAKFDLDFLVIPRFEQSVQNGAKTGAKGITLVLEYNSDLFDAATIQQMLEQYQKLLQNIVGNPEQQIGKIPLLTESQQNLLLEWNHTPREYTQIDCIHKLFESQVERSPDAVAIEQEAQKLTYRELSDRTNQLAHYLQNLGVKPEMLVGICVDRSLEMIVGLLAILKAGGAYVPLDPAYPKERLADILEDTQLGILLTQERFCEKLPDYPGKRICLDRDWAIIAQQNTANPINNVQLDNLAYIIYTSGSTGKPKGVMIEQRSLINFVITATHEYGISADDKILQFASICFDTSIEEILPSLLVGATLVLRTEEMLHSSDEFWRCCQQWQLTVLDLPTAYWHQLVAELTPEDSRIPESLRVVIVGGEEVQLEKVKHWHCSIAHFLQPPQLFNSYGPTEATVITTLHRLSSADNSWVAIGQPISNTQAYVLDKYLQPVPIGVPGELHIGGAGLARGYWQRPELTEEKFISNPFSDFGFGNKSENLESSQTIESENKSKIQNPKLARLYKTGDVARFRANGNLEYLGRVDDQVKIRGFRIELGEIETVLRQHPQVFQAVVIAREDIPGQKRLIAYVIPHQPQPNADELRHFLKLKLPNYMVPSAFVLLDALPMTPNHKVDYRALPAPDLSRCAEDKFVAPQTATEERLAAIWSEILRLEQVGIHDNFFELGGDSILSIQIISRAKQAGIQIFPKQLFQYQTIAELAAVAGMTCQVTAEQGLVTGKVALTPIQHWFFEQKSPEPDYFNQSILLEVPPDLQPELLQQVVQQLLLHHDALRLRFVQEGENWQQFNVAVDKSVPFSVIDLSQLSSAEQQIAIKAADSELQASLNLSTGAIARVELFQLGNNQPSCLLFIIHHLAVDGISWRILLEDLATAYQQISRGEPIQLPPKTTSFQYWSDRLLKYAQSDAITTELNYWLGESSFQVTPLPIDKPLSDENTIASTASVSLSLTEEQTRALLQDVPGAYNTQINDVLLTALVQSFAQWTGENSLLVDLEGHGREDLFEDVDLSRTIGWFTTLFPVRLQLEEIDHPEETLKLVKEQLRRIPNRGIGYGVLRYLRRDDVKLQALPQAEVSFNYLGQFDRVLKASEVLGLVKEMKARQSEAGKRSHLLGISGFIRAGKLEMTWNYSDKVHQKATIERLAFGFIEALKNLIVHCQLKESQGYTPSDFSAAKLNQKQLDKFLAKVNKSKIH